AACGCTCGCGCCAAGACAAGTCGGGAAGGAACCCGAAACAGActtcgttgtcgtcaacCGAAGTGGTTGTCGATTCGTAGGATGGTCCCCCGTTGTCGGCACTGGCACTGCTGCGGGTGGGAAGTAAACTACGGTAGTCGAAGGTGCTGTCGGCAAAGCTGGACGCGCTCATGATGAACAAAATAGATCGGAACGATGTGTGGTGCCTGTAGAGGTACGGTACTACTGGTAGCACCTTCGGATCACTCTCCGCGCGAGTCTTTGGCAGCACAGGATTGAGAGGCGTTTCGGTAGTTACGGGAAGAGTTTACAGTTGGAAGGAAACGTATTTTTCTTGGCGAGCGGATATGGGTAACAGTGACTGTAAATTCTGTGGGGGACGGACTGGGTCACTCCAGTCCCATTGTGCGAACTCTGAACTTGGCTAGAGCAGCGTTTTCCCCGAAAACCCCGTCGTTCCGAACGACCGAAAACGTGTCGAGGAATATCCATTTCGATAATTGGACTCGCCCTTCTGGCGCATgaataactgtaagtacCCACTGTCATATAAAGCAGCTAGAGAATTGGATTGCGTACTGCGACATCCGTGTCACGACCCACCAGGCGCGGAAACAAGACCGTTGGGTTTGACGTCAACTCAGGAATGATTTTCAATCGTGACTCAGTTTCTCCGGGTCTATCATCGTGTCGTCGCGTCTGTCCACGACGTCGACGCGAAATGTACGAAGCAAGGCAAGGTAAATAATGTTAGgcaattcactgtcagtgtcACAATCGCATTCGTTCCATTTTTCGTGTTCGATTCCGTTCCGTTTGGAGTGCTGAAGAGGACATATAAACAATCCCAATCAAACACTAAAGATCGCAAAGAAACACGGGTGTCAAATATACATCGGAGCTTCTTCTCAATGCCTTCTTCGAGCAATCCGAACGGGATAaaggcgtcgtcgtccatgacgacaccgttgttgtcgtccggTTCATCGCGCACGGCACGTCGCGGAGAGCAAAAGGGGCAATTGACGGCTGTCGTACTCTCCGCGTACGACTTACCCAGTCGCGAGCCGCCGCTGTACGTTAAGATCAGTATCCCGGAGAAGTATGCCGCGCAAACGGGTCCTCCTTGCCAACGTCATAAGGATCGGAACAGTTTCAAATTCGGGAGCAACGGtgccagcagcagcaccgCAGACAATCAAATTAGCCTCCGTGCGCCGCTTCCCGAACTGTACACATCCACGCTGCGAGTCGATGTCGTCAGCGACGGCCCCGAGTCCGCCACTTTGACGGCAACGTACCGACTTGAGCAACTCCAGGTCGGGGTAGCCACGTGGCTCATTTTGAATCTCGAAGAATCGACTCCTTCGTCCGCTGTAGTGCCAGACACGTCCGACGTGGTGCCGCCGACGCTGCGACTCCAAATGACCCTGGACGGACCCTATCGTACCGAAATCGGGGCTCTCGTCAATTGGGGGCAGGCCTGGTTTCGTTTCGTTGATCAGTTGGAAGCCTCGGGTGCCAACTTCTTTTCGAAACTGCCCTTGTCGATCTTTGCCATTTTCAATTCACAATGGATGCTCGTCTTGGTGGTACCGATTGTCGCCGTCTTGGTTGTTTCCGCACCCATCTGGGTTGGATTTTTAGCCGTCACTTTGCCCATGCTCCTGCCTTTGCTGGTGGCTGGAGCCGCTGTTTTGTTCACCGTGGCTACAGTCCTACTCATATTGTACGCGAGCACGAACGCGGGTCGTGAACAGGTTAGTGGCATATGTATGCCAGTCGTCCACACATTGCTTGCGAGTCGTTCCGGACAGCGTCTGGTGTACCAAACTGGTCCGCGCCCAACACCGGTTGGAGTAGCCAAAGCTATATTGCCCGTTAGTCTTTGGCAAAAACTGTTCGTTTCGTTGTGGATTGATTTCATGGGCAGCGCTTCTTATTTGTTGCCAATCGTTGGGGAAGGTCTCGACATTGCTTGGGCGCCGTTACAGACCATCCTCATCATGGCCATGTACGACACGACCAGTCCCAATCTCAAGTACATTTCCTTCCTAGAAGAAATCTTGCCCTTTACCGATATTGTCCCATCGGCCACCGCGGGATGGCTCAAAGAGTTTGGCGTTCCCTTGTTGTTCGGTCCTGGCCACGGCGAACCTATGGAGGTCAAGGATCTAATGAAGGTTCTTTTGTCGCCTCCACGAACGGGGTCTCCTACGCAATCTTCCAAACCGCCACCGGCCGCATCGTCGGCCACGCCCATGCTTGTTCCTGCAAGCTAACGCGTTCGGGGACCGCTTTGAAAGAAGAATGCAACATTCGATAGATTACATAGTTATTTTACATACATTTTCAATTATTAATGGCGGTCCCTGTCTACGGAAGGATTAACTTTGCGAGACAAGAATACGTTCCGTATCGTCCTTGTAGCGTTGCAAAATTGGTAGAAAGAGGGGGTAGTCGGACAGCTCGTCCATAGCCTCCTGCAGGATTCGGATCAAAGCTGTCTTTTGCCGCAGATGGTACGATGGCTGATACCCTCGAGTGCGTCGCTTCTTTGCTGCCCGTTCTTGCACTATCTTTTTCCATAGACACGTCCATTGTGTAACGGCGTTGTCGTTGAAGGCATTTTCTGGGTCGTCAAATCCATATATGGGTCGGGAAACGGTGGCTTGGAGATGTTCAGTGATGGTTTGAAACAAACGAGGACCTTTCCTTTCATCCACCAAATCTTCGTAAGCAATCACGTGCGCCACGTTGTAGGGTGTCATTTGCGTCGCCCACACCCTTAAAAGTCGCTTCCAATTTTCTAAATCTTGATCGAAACGTCGATCCCTCCAAGCATTCCATTCCTCTTCGGTCCCTTGTTGCGAATGATCTTGAACGTGATGCTGCATTTCCCACTTGTAATTGAAAAAGGATGGCAAAGCTTCGGCCGGATGGCGGACCAACACGAATACATCACTGGCAAAACGAGGAGCCCGGGCCACCGGTGGAGCACCCCATTTCCGGGCATCACCACCGATGCGCAAGGGCCAATGCGTTTTGCACATGATCACGGAGGAGTCCTGACAGTCCGTGTCGCGGTTGTAAACTTCGTCCGTGGCGAATCCAGTGGAGGCTTGTACGAGTTCGCGGAGCAATTCGGAGCCCGAACCGGGAAAGGAAGCCAGCCAAGTTGGCTGTGAAACTGAAAGCGATAGATTTCGGACAAAGGATATGTCTGATAGTGTGCAACTGGTCTCGCTCAAACGGGCACCAAGCGACTGTTCCGTGCTGACGAGTCTACTACTGTAAAGATCAGCCAGATTCGATTCGATAGCCACAACTTCTTCTACCGTACGGTGCGACGCGAGTAGGACCATGCGTGATTCCATAAAGGTAGTCAGTGACACGACGAACGAGGCTCCTGCCAACAAGAGCAATGTAACGTTGGATCCCATTTCTACTGTATCGCTTACAAGTCGCCACTCCAACAAAAATATTGATTGTTCGCGAGCAGAAAATTCTCTTCGGCCCAGATTCTACCTGCATAGGAGGGAATGTTTTCCTGTTCTTTTCCCGTACCTACTTTGTGAGCATCTTTTGACCATAGCAGAGATACGAAGTAAAACCACAAAGTCGTGACGGTCGAATAATTGTACGCGTGCGCAGTATGATGACAAATTTATCAGTAGTCTTTCTGACGTTCAACGAAGGCCAATTGTTCGATATGTACTTTACCAGACCTTAGAGAGAACTCGGAAATGCACGACTTGTGATATAATTTATTATTGAATGTGTTTATCATTTGGCATTCAAAGTAGTGGTCATCAATCGTACCAAGCTTGGTTTCTCAGTAGCTCACATTCAGATTAATGTGCGGGGTCGACCAAGCGCTTTTAAGTCTTGCTCTTATGCAGTATCTACCAAACCTAATGGAAAGGCTTCATGATCCAAAAGAAAGTGGCCTTTGGTTGAATCTCTCAGcattgttgaaaaagagatATTGCGTTGGGCCAACTTCTTTTGAATTTCGCTGCAACATCTTATGGTCTCCGTTTTGAAAATGTCCTCCTTCCAATCGACAGTCAGGATGATTTATTGTAAATTCACTGTTAAATAGCGGTTTGACTGCATTTTGTTTAACACTTTCCTACGCAAATTTATCTCAATGTGACTTCCAAATGTCGTCGACCGAGGCTTGGGAGATTCCTGCGACTTGCTCCCAGCCTCTCAATCCTCTCGACACGAGCTCCTCTGTTTTCGAGCTCCTTTACCGCATCGTTCGAAAAGGTACTATGGTAGTTGTTCATGTGTCCATATTCGGGACAGTGCGCCGCGTCGCGTCGCGTCAATCCagtcgacgaaaacgatatCGATCGGCGTTCCCATAAAACACTTCAGCAGTGGAAAATTCCTTGAAAGGTCTTGACTTTGAGTATCGATGATGAACGTGGTGTCCCGAACGATGTGGATGAGTAGAACACGTGGGGTGATCCCGCGGCTGCTGGCGCCCAGGCGCAGCAACCTGACACGAAACTTGGGCGCCGCCAGTACCAGCAGGAATACTCTGCACGAAGAACAGAACCTCGTGCGGACGACGATTTGTCGGATGCTGGAGGAAGCTCAACATCATAACCCTGAGGACCAATTATTGACGGGAAAGCCCTCGGATGAAGCCTTGCTGAAAGCGGTGGAATACTTTGAGGTACGTGTCAAGTCATTGCCCATCTGGATGTCAAATTTCTGCAATCCAGTCGTGGGGAAATTTATTGTATGTTGGAGGTGTGCTTATCAacatcctttttcttccttttctctACACGATTACAGAGCCAGTTGGAGGAAGCCAGACAATGCATTGCCGATTGCAGTCAGCAGGAAGAAGGCAGCAATCAGTTGGAAGAGTGGGAAACTGCCGATGACGCTTTGGAACGCGCCACCGCAGCCTTGATTGATCTTATCGAGGAACTGCAAGCTGCCGATGAATCACAACATCACACCCACAAAGCCATGCGACAAAGTAGTGCAGCAACCATAAAGGCGTTGCGACAAGAACTTGGCGCTAtcaaagcaaaaatttccgCTTGACATAGTACAGTGATGTCTCACATCATAGCCTTTTCTAGGCGGTATAATGAAAACTGCGCTTACTGCAACAATATCTTTCGAAGCACTGTTATAATTAGTAACCAACCATGTACCTGAGTTCACACGTAGCATCAGTAGATAGGGACAAGAATCCTACATCATtggaaagcaaaaagagtCTCGCTGATGCAAGTGGTGGATTTATGTCTGTTATACAATAGAAAATGGTCTTCTACTCGAATCAATTCTCCTCACGCTCTCAAGATCTCATTCATTCCAGGCGGCTGCGGCGCCGTATTTACCTTTCTTGCTGAATGGATCGCTCGTTTTCCGAAAGTTGCCCGGGACCGTCGCACCCCGGATCTGCCCATCTTGACTCAGCTCCGGTAGTTCTGGCAAAGAAGACTGTCTACCACCTGGCAAATCTACGGCCTCTTCGTcggttttcgtttcgtccaaagCTGCATCTGCAGCTGCTTTGGCCGCAATCGCCTTCAACTCGTCCTGACCCATGGATGACATCATTCCTGACATGTCGGAAATAGTCTTTTTCCGAGATCGACGTCCGCGTCCCCCACGGCGGTTTGCTTTTTCAACCAAAGCAAGCTGCTGAGCTTCATTCTCCGCCATCACTGCATGGATCGCTTCCGACGAGACTTGCTTCGTATTGCCGTGACGCATGACGAGACCAGCTTGAATCATTCCTGTTTCGTCTTCGGTTTCCACAGTTGTCCGTGCGGCAAGAATCTCACGGGTATGAGTTGCCTGCTGCTCTTCGAATCGTTTGGATGCTTCCAACACAGCCAAACGCATATGGCGATGAGCGCGGTAAAGCTTTCGATTGACCTGCAACACTGACTTGGACTCGTTTTTGCTGGTCTCGTCCGATTGTTCTTTACTATGATCATGATCCGTCTCGGGTAAGAGCATATCCCGCACAGCATCCGCAATTTCGTTGAAACCttggttttcttcttccgttttgTCGTCTCCAACGGAACGAGAACGACGTCTTGTGTAAGGGGCGGGCTTCGAAGAAAGACCAGGAAGAGTCAGACTATCCGACTTGTCAGCTCCAAGAAACTCAACAGTTGCGCGACCATTCGACGGTGTCACATAATCCTGTGCTCCGCGTCTTGGAGAGGTTGGCGGCGTCAAGGAGGCGGCCGATCCCGGTACACCGGGTCCAGAAGAGATTATATCATGGTCGTCGTCCATGGAAAGTGGCGAGTCAACAAACTCTATATCCGTAACGCGTCTGTGATCTGCGGGAGTCGTAGGGGCCGATTTGGCTCCCAAAACAACGGCTGGAGATTGAGTACGCTTCGGTGTATGGTTCGAGTCGCTTAAATTTTCACCTTCGGGTTCAGTAATAATACCACCTGGTCCGATCGTCTCACCACTTGGTAACATTACAACCTTATGCTCAAGAATCGGAGTATCTACTTCTTCCAAGACAGCACTTGCTTCGGCTTCTGGAACAGGCTCCAACTTTCTGGTCAGGATAGTCCCTTCCAAAAGTACAGGCGGGTTAATAATGGGTGGACCTTCTTTCGTCTGCCCTTTCATCAGCAGCAGAAAATCTCCGTACATAATTCGGGCGTTTTGGCATTTGACCGCTTTTATGCTGTCTCCCCACATACGATGCATGTCGTCTTCGCTCTGCAGGGCATCACTTCCCATCAAGTCCATAATGTCATCCAGCGTGATATACTAGAATCGTCGAGCAAAAGGGATGGTAAGGCAAACGGAAAACGATCGGCACACAACCCTTCTCGATACTCAGAGACACATACCCCTTTATGGTCCGAATCGAGACGATCAAACGCCAAACGTAGGTTTCGGTCGTCGACTTGGCACTGGGACAATCCCGCAGCGATAAACTCGTGCCAATGAATACGCGTTTCGGTCTTGCGTACCCGCATTGCGTTGAAAATGTCCGTTACTTCGTCTTCAGTCAAGGCACCCAACGATCCCGCGCCCGCATTTGTCATGAGCACCTGTTTCAACGCTGCCAGAGAAATTTCTCCGGAACCATCCGTGTccattttttcaaattcCCGTCGCAGTTCCTTAATCTGGTAGGGCAACAGCGTGAAGCTCAAAACTTCGCAAAGCAGTTTGCGCATGTCGGAAAACTCTTTGAAATTGACTAATGCCTTGACCACGTTTGGATTCAGGTTGTTGTCGTTTCCCTTGCGGGAGCGCGAGGCCCATTCTTGCAGCCATCGATGCTTTTGGGCTTCCCGAGCGGTCGGACGTTGTTGCGGATTGGTCACGAGTACGGCTTTAATAAAGTCTTGCGCCAGCGTAGATACGTTTGCCCAAATATCTTCAGGTTCGAACGCATAGTGACCACGCAGAATATTCGATCGGACAGTCATGAGGGGTTCCGGTCCACCGCAGCCTCCAAAGGGAGGGTCACCAGAAAGGAGTAGAAAGGAAATGACACCAATCGCCCAGATATCGCACCGCTCGTCGTACGATCCGTGAATAACTTCGGGAGCGACAGTGTACGGGGTTCCAACGGCCTCGTGCTGGATTTCCCCGTATCGGAAATGTTTGGATAGTCCAAAGTCGATCATTTTAAGTTCCGAGTCGGAGGACTTGCTCGAGAAGAGAAAGTTCTCCAGCTTGAGATCGCGGTGAATGATTCCTTTGGAGTGCAAGTAGCGCACGGCACTGAGCATTTGTTTTACCAAACGCGCGCACTCGGCCTCCGTGTAGTGATAGTCTGGCTGCTCGTCCAAACGGTCAAACAGTTCACCACCTAAGCACAATTCTTGTACGAGATAAATCTCCGAGTGACTCTCGTAGACTTCTTCCAAGCGAACAATGTTAGGGTGATCAAGCTGACACATGATGAAGATTTCCTCGCGCAACTGGCGTAGTCCTTCAGCGGTATCTACCAATCCCAAATCGAGGACCTTTACAGCATACTTAATGTCGGTTGCCTTATGGGTGACTAGTCGCACCAGTCCCGAAATTCCGGAACCTAGCACAGGCCCATTGTGCACTCCTTCGTAGACTTCTTCGATCGGTTTGCCAAAGGGCACTTCAATGTGGACCACATTCTGGCGCAGATCACCAATTTCCCGTCGGTCTTCGATCATTTCGTCGAGACCAATTGCGGAAGTACTGTGTGACAGCATTTTGGGATTTGACACCTTGCGCTCAAAGCGGGAACCAGAATGATGCGACCCTCCCGAGTTGTTTGAACCGTCGTCGGAAAGATCATCCGGAGTGGAGGCGCCAGAAGCATACGAAGCAAAGCGGGGGCGCTCCTCGGTGCTCAAGTTGTCCGTGTGGTTGTCCGGAAGATTCGGCACGTGCTTGGCGTAATTGTTCTTGCTTTTCCGGGATTCTTCGTGCTGATGCATATCTTTCGTCTCGTTGGCACTGGGTAGTTTTGCGGGTTGGGATGATGGCTTAGTCGCTACTGACGGAAcagagagaaagagagagagagagggaCTGAGGTAAGCAAGGCAAGGAACACTCAAAGCAGGTTCGGACACCGGAGCGCAATGTGCATGCTACACAAGCCACAATTAAATGAAAGAGACGATATCTTTCGAGAGCGCGGGGGGACGACGAATGTCAACCCAGGCCAACCGTCAGACTTCAGGAACTATCCACGAACACCGACACTTACGGGGCTTGGGGGCGGCCTTGTTAGAGGATGCAGGCCTCGCATCGACTACATTCGCTGGCGTACTCTGAGAACACCCCATGGTGATTGTTATCTGGTGCCTCGATTTGAAACGCGCTTGTTCATGCAAGGCCAATCTCACAAGTATGTCTGCAAAGGGCCAGCGAAAGACGTCCGAACGTTGCGAGCAAAGAGCTTCCACAGTCAAAGGAATGTCGAACTCGGGATACAGTAGAGTACGGTACACGCCGAAACTGCTTGCGCCTTACCGTGTATCGCGCACAACAGATGTGGTCGACTCGAGTCGACGAACTCCGATCAACTCTCCTTTCCGGGTTTTCAAAATGCGAACCGGTGAAAAGTCTGACGTATTCTATCCAATCCAAGACCTACTACAACTTTGGTACACACGCCCAAGTTTTGGGATGAAGTTTGTTCACTTGACTGCTGTAAAAAGTCCCTGTCACTCGTTACTGTCAGTAAATCATGATTCGCCAAGGATTGAGGGGGATTTGGTGCCTTGGGTGCCTTGGGGGTCCGACGACCAATTCCACTCTAAAAAGTCGGTAGTTTTCTTTGGCGTGCGCAAAtcacactcactgtcacatgGTTTTGTACCTCACTGGTGGCAATGGCTATTCTTGTGTATTGTTCTAAGAAAATGAATTCCTTCATCTAATCCTCAAATCTTTTTTATCCTGTTCCATTTTTGGCGTATAAGTTCTACAGACATCGAGGAGGGCCTTGCTCACAAGTTGGAATATTTGGTCATTTACATTCCGCACCACATTCCTATTGGTTGTGTGGTGTCGACGGTTTGAATGTTTCGGAACGATATTTTGTCACATCTCTAGCCCTTCGGAGACGACGTTCACGGTTCTTGTGAGGATTCCTAGCTAGCACGCAAAGCAAATCTCTGGGCGCTGCCAGTCTACCTTCCCATCGATAGCCGTCCATCAAAGACGGAAAACGTATGCCTAGAACGCAGCACGCAATTTGAGAGACTCAGGAT
This portion of the Phaeodactylum tricornutum CCAP 1055/1 chromosome 19, whole genome shotgun sequence genome encodes:
- a CDS encoding predicted protein encodes the protein MPSSSNPNGIKASSSMTTPLLSSGSSRTARRGEQKGQLTAVVLSAYDLPSREPPLYVKISIPEKYAAQTGPPCQRHKDRNSFKFGSNGASSSTADNQISLRAPLPELYTSTLRVDVVSDGPESATLTATYRLEQLQVGVATWLILNLEESTPSSAVVPDTSDVVPPTLRLQMTLDGPYRTEIGALVNWGQAWFRFVDQLEASGANFFSKLPLSIFAIFNSQWMLVLVVPIVAVLVVSAPIWVGFLAVTLPMLLPLLVAGAAVLFTVATVLLILYASTNAGREQVSGICMPVVHTLLASRSGQRLVYQTGPRPTPVGVAKAILPVSLWQKLFVSLWIDFMGSASYLLPIVGEGLDIAWAPLQTILIMAMYDTTSPNLKYISFLEEILPFTDIVPSATAGWLKEFGVPLLFGPGHGEPMEVKDLMKVLLSPPRTGSPTQSSKPPPAASSATPMLVPAS
- a CDS encoding predicted protein — protein: MGSNVTLLLLAGASFVVSLTTFMESRMVLLASHRTVEEVVAIESNLADLYSSRLVSTEQSLGARLSETSCTLSDISFVRNLSLSVSQPTWLASFPGSGSELLRELVQASTGFATDEVYNRDTDCQDSSVIMCKTHWPLRIGGDARKWGAPPVARAPRFASDVFVLVRHPAEALPSFFNYKWEMQHHVQDHSQQGTEEEWNAWRDRRFDQDLENWKRLLRVWATQMTPYNVAHVIAYEDLVDERKGPRLFQTITEHLQATVSRPIYGFDDPENAFNDNAVTQWTCLWKKIVQERAAKKRRTRGYQPSYHLRQKTALIRILQEAMDELSDYPLFLPILQRYKDDTERILVSQS
- a CDS encoding predicted protein, with the protein product MWMSRTRGVIPRLLAPRRSNLTRNLGAASTSRNTLHEEQNLVRTTICRMLEEAQHHNPEDQLLTGKPSDEALLKAVEYFESQLEEARQCIADCSQQEEGSNQLEEWETADDALERATAALIDLIEELQAADESQHHTHKAMRQSSAATIKALRQELGAIKAKISA
- a CDS encoding predicted protein, producing the protein LGSGISGLVRLVTHKATDIKYAVKVLDLGLVDTAEGLRQLREEIFIMCQLDHPNIVRLEEVYESHSEIYLVQELCLGGELFDRLDEQPDYHYTEAECARLVKQMLSAVRYLHSKGIIHRDLKLENFLFSSKSSDSELKMIDFGLSKHFRYGEIQHEAVGTPYTVAPEVIHGSYDERCDIWAIGVISFLLLSGDPPFGGCGGPEPLMTVRSNILRGHYAFEPEDIWANVSTLAQDFIKAVLVTNPQQRPTAREAQKHRWLQEWASRSRKGNDNNLNPNVVKALVNFKEFSDMRKLLCEVLSFTLLPYQIKELRREFEKMDTDGSGEIS